From one Microbacterium sp. 10M-3C3 genomic stretch:
- a CDS encoding MFS transporter: protein MTEPTTSTVVPPPHGVRTFANVLVNTAVANVTTSFLWFALTFWVYLETESVLATGIIGGAYMLLLALFAMVFGSIVDRHRKHRVRVFSSLVTLVAFSAAGGLYLASPEAALLDLGGPWFWLFSGIILFGAVIENMRNIALSTTVTLLVPVEKHANANGYVGTVQGVAFAVTSVFSGLAIGLGGMGWTLVLAIGLTLVAFVHLLTVRIPEDKPEPDGPRQPAVDLRGAITAVRAAPGLFALIIFSTFNNLIGGVYMALMDPYGLELFDVRIWGVILGVTSTGFIIGGLAIGRFGLGKNPIRTMLWIVVGMGVLGAVFTIREWWWLYALGIWVYMALIPAVEAAEQTVIQKVVPFRTQGRVFGFAAAFESAAAPITAFLIAPIAEFAIIPYMNSDAGRDAWGWLLGDGQARGIAMVFLFAGLIMVVLALLAFATRSYRILSREYAAAVPSEAAPDAAAPDAAAVPSEAAPDAAAPDAAPSVPAARAGVPSMPDPADPR from the coding sequence ATGACCGAGCCCACCACGTCGACCGTCGTCCCGCCCCCGCACGGCGTGCGCACGTTCGCCAACGTGCTCGTGAACACGGCGGTCGCGAATGTGACGACGAGCTTCCTGTGGTTCGCGCTGACGTTCTGGGTGTACCTGGAGACCGAGAGCGTGCTGGCCACCGGCATCATCGGCGGCGCGTACATGCTGCTGCTCGCGCTGTTCGCGATGGTGTTCGGGTCGATCGTCGACCGGCACCGCAAGCACCGCGTGAGGGTGTTCTCGAGCCTCGTGACGCTCGTGGCGTTCAGCGCCGCGGGCGGGCTGTACCTCGCGTCCCCCGAGGCCGCGCTCCTCGACCTCGGCGGTCCGTGGTTCTGGCTGTTTTCCGGGATCATCCTGTTCGGCGCCGTCATCGAGAACATGCGCAACATCGCGCTGTCGACCACCGTCACGCTCCTCGTGCCGGTCGAGAAGCACGCCAACGCCAACGGCTACGTCGGCACCGTGCAGGGCGTCGCCTTCGCCGTGACGAGCGTCTTCTCGGGGCTCGCGATCGGCCTCGGCGGCATGGGGTGGACGCTCGTGCTGGCGATCGGCCTCACGCTCGTCGCGTTCGTGCACCTGCTGACGGTGCGCATCCCGGAGGACAAGCCCGAGCCCGACGGCCCGCGCCAGCCCGCGGTGGATCTGCGCGGCGCCATCACGGCCGTCCGGGCCGCGCCGGGTCTGTTCGCCCTCATCATCTTCTCGACGTTCAACAACCTCATCGGCGGCGTCTACATGGCGCTCATGGACCCGTACGGCCTCGAGCTGTTCGACGTGCGCATCTGGGGCGTCATCCTCGGGGTGACCTCGACGGGCTTCATCATCGGTGGGTTGGCGATCGGCCGGTTCGGCCTCGGTAAGAACCCCATCCGCACCATGCTGTGGATCGTCGTCGGCATGGGCGTGCTCGGCGCCGTGTTCACGATCCGCGAGTGGTGGTGGCTGTACGCGCTCGGCATCTGGGTGTACATGGCGCTCATCCCGGCCGTCGAGGCGGCCGAGCAGACCGTGATCCAGAAGGTCGTCCCCTTCCGCACGCAGGGACGCGTCTTCGGCTTCGCCGCGGCGTTCGAGTCGGCCGCGGCGCCGATCACCGCGTTCCTCATCGCGCCGATCGCGGAGTTCGCGATCATCCCGTACATGAACAGCGACGCCGGGCGCGACGCGTGGGGGTGGCTCCTCGGTGACGGCCAGGCACGCGGCATCGCGATGGTGTTCCTGTTCGCCGGGCTGATCATGGTCGTGCTCGCGCTCCTGGCGTTCGCGACACGCTCGTACCGCATCCTGTCGCGCGAGTACGCGGCCGCTGTCCCGTCCGAGGCGGCTCCGGATGCGGCGGCTCCGGATGCGGCGGCTGTCCCGTCCGAGGCGGCTCCGGATGCGGCGGCTCCGGATGCGGCGCCCTCGGTGCCCGCCGCCCGGGCCGGCGTGCCCTCGATGCCGGACCCCGCCGACCCCCGCTGA